Genomic DNA from Haloplanus aerogenes:
GACCGTGATCGTCAGGATGTGGTAACGTGCGCGCACAGGCTCACACACTGGAGGCAATCGCCGCGGGTATCGTCGTACTGGCGAGTGTCGTCTTCGCCCTGCAGGTGACGGCAGTCACCCCGCTGTCGGCGAGTACGGCCAGCCAGCACATCGAAAACCAGCAGCAGTCGTCGGCCGCGGGCGTCCTCGACGCCGCCCGGGAGAACGGCTCGCTCGACACAGCGGTCCGCTACTGGGACGAGACGAACGGGACGCTTCACGGCTCCTCCGGGGGAGGGTACACGACCGACGCCGAGGTCGAACGGACGACACTCGGCCGGATGCTCCTCGACACCTTCGAAGCGCGCGGCGTCGCGTTCAACGTCTACTTCGCTTACACGACGGATACGGGGACGCTCGTCCGCGAGCGCTTCATCTACCGTGGCGAACCCAGTGACAACGCCGCCACGGCGACGACGGCCGTGGCCCTCTACGACGACGACCCGCTCTACGATGCGGACGGGATGCCGACGGACACGACGGTCAACGGGTCGAGTTCCTACGACACGCAGATCCCGCCGGACTCCTCGACCGGGCTGTACAACGTCGTCCGGGTGGAGGTGGTAGTATGGCGGATGTGAGTGACCGCAGTCGTGCCCAGTTGCTCCTCGTGGGTGCGCTCGCGCTCGCCGTGGTCTTTCTCTCCCTGAGTCTCCTCCTCAACTCCGTCATCTACACGGAGAATCTGGCGACGCGACAGACACACGCGGACACGGAGAAGGCCACGACCTTCCGGACCGCCGTCGTCGACGGCCTCGGCGGGGCTATCGGCCACGCCAATCGGCGGAACACGACGAGTTTCGCCGACCGGCGCGACGCGTATCGGGCCGCGGTAGACGACCTGATACCGATACTGGCGAACCACTCCGCGACCGACGGGGTGGCGGCCGACGTGGACCGCCAGGGGGTTCAGGAGGGTACCCGCCTCGTCGACGACGACGCGACTTCGGGTATCGTCGACCAGGATGGCTCCGGTACGTGGACGATGGCGACCGACTCGAAGGTCAGGGCGTTCCGGCTGAACGTCACCAGCGTCTCCGGCGACGTGACGATCACCTTCGACGACGGCACCGCACAGGACGTGGTCATCGCCGCCGCCGGTCCGTCGGTTCGCGTCGACGGCGAGTCGTGTGCGCTGGAGACGGGCCGCATCGACATCGGCGCCGGGACGGTCGACGGCGAGTACTGTG
This window encodes:
- a CDS encoding DUF7288 family protein, which produces MRAQAHTLEAIAAGIVVLASVVFALQVTAVTPLSASTASQHIENQQQSSAAGVLDAARENGSLDTAVRYWDETNGTLHGSSGGGYTTDAEVERTTLGRMLLDTFEARGVAFNVYFAYTTDTGTLVRERFIYRGEPSDNAATATTAVALYDDDPLYDADGMPTDTTVNGSSSYDTQIPPDSSTGLYNVVRVEVVVWRM
- a CDS encoding DUF7261 family protein, giving the protein MADVSDRSRAQLLLVGALALAVVFLSLSLLLNSVIYTENLATRQTHADTEKATTFRTAVVDGLGGAIGHANRRNTTSFADRRDAYRAAVDDLIPILANHSATDGVAADVDRQGVQEGTRLVDDDATSGIVDQDGSGTWTMATDSKVRAFRLNVTSVSGDVTITFDDGTAQDVVIAAAGPSVRVDGESCALETGRIDIGAGTVDGEYCAPLADARPTGNVNVTVENGGSIETTYSLVVDRNQAGFRTAVDTANYPTQCTPPSSTYASTDAGDPYTTPAVYAATARISVATQDLDYGRDVRAAPGEVGSPASEPTFTEFSVTQSGNDFDVNWTSTDPNGDIDHVDVRMYYVTNGTLYGDTLGAPADGSTTFKDVPSGYQYYVNGTVADDATSTRRVSEVVCS